cataaacaaaacctCAACTTCTGAAACTGTTCCTCAAAGCCAAGCCTTCTGAGTAGTGACCCAGAGTCATCCAAGGGAGCTGAAGTGGCCTCGCCTTTGACCCCCAGAAGTGCAGCCACCCACAAAGCAGGAAGGCATGTGGGAAAGCCGGGCTGGAGGACAGAGGCCTCCCGGCAGCAGCTTTGTGTGCCCACCCTCAACGCTGAGACACACAGACGCTGACTCCGGTGCTGAGGAACGTCAGGGAGGAGAGGCCCAGGcactgcaggggaggggaggggaggccaggctCCACGTAAGGCTGAATCCTTTGGGAACCCCTGCCCCgtccccacccacagccccccCCTGCTGCCGGCCACCTGGCCTGTGGCCCTGGGCTCTGCTGTGTCCTGTGGTCCAAGTCATTAGTCTTGAGCAGGAGTGTCCACAGCACTCCTCTTTATGGAACAATCTGAGACCCTCTCTGGGCTGTGGCACTGGTGGGACACCTGTCTCTGCCCTCATGCTGGTACCACCGCCCCTCCTCACTCAGGAAGAGCCGGAGGCGACTTGCCCCTCGTTACAACCAAAGCTGAAAACAAGGAAAACCTTCTTGCCTGAGAGACACTGGAtactccctcctcctctgtctctgttgACCCTCAGCTTTTTACAGCCTCCTTGCCACAGTGCCCCGAGTCACCCCGTTTTCCCAGGGAAGCGCCACAGCTGGATCCCCCCGGGCCAAGCATGAGGACTGTGTATTTGTGCCCGACCTGAGACACCAGAGCCACTGCAGATGCTCCCAGGGGCCAGCAGCGGACAGGTCTCAGGGTGCAGACCCTTGGCCCAAGGTGTCTTGGGGGAGGGTGCTGGGCCAGGCAGGAATCAACAGGCAAAACTGGTAGACACAAGAGAGGACTCAGGACTGAGGCTGGAGTGTCATGGGGCCTGGGTGGTGAAGGCTGCGTCCACACTCTGACCCCTGTGCATTCCAGAGTTTGCTCTTCTGATGTCCTGTCCTCTCCCATGTAACAGCTGGCTTAGTCTCCAcccctctcctgtccctgcccctcGGCTGGGGTCCCTGGGCGGTTAGCGCAGACACCCACGCCTGATGATCATGGCCGCGTGCACCACCAAGTGACACTCATCAGGTAACACGAGGAGACCCGGATCTGCTGTCTCCCTCTAACCCTCATCTTTGGACCCACTTCGCATTCTTAACTTCAAATTCAAGAAGTTTTTTCCTCCATTGCCAAGTGGGGGTTGTCACTAAGGTTACAGGCATCCAGACAGAGGACTGAAAGGGGCTGCCTATTCCACAACACTAAACGCGTGGCTGCCAGAAAGCCGAAGATGCTGTAAAATGACCCAATTATACTGCAGTGCATTccagtatttaaaatattatcttgtAAATGTATTGAGCGCTTACAATAAAAGACAGTTTTACTCCCCtgcccctgcaaaaaaaaaaagcagtggaaTTGATGTTCGGCTCACATAAGGTTGTTGAAAGAGCCCAGGGAAACATGTAATACAGTCATTTAAAGAGATTTCCAGGAAGAATGGGGAAAGTTTTGGCATTCAAATCAGTTTGGAAAATGTCATGGCGAACAGCTGCCTGATAGCAAGGCCTCTAGAGAAGTATGTAAAGTCCACGTGTTTGTTATGTTCTCTGGTTGTGTTCACGTGTTTCATCTGTCCGTGCCTCTCCTGGCCAGCTGTCTGTTTCTGCATCACTCAACAGGACTCGAGTTTAACTGTCTAAAACAGCTACAGCCCCACTTGTACAGTTGCTGTGGGAGCAGCTCATGGTGGCAGAGTCTAGAAAGGcctgaagaagaagaaggggaggcGTGGGAAGCTGAGAGCCGCTGCGGCTGCAGAGACCGGTCAGACCTGGCTGCTGGGTCCCTCCCCTGAGCCCCACACTCCACCACTTGGGGCCTGGGGCCTCTTCCTTGCCCCACACCAAAGTCTCTTTTCTCAGGTTCCCTACCCAAGCCTCTGCCTCAGTCCCCAGGGAATCAAAACTCATTGGCATCTTCAGAATTAGCTACTCAGAGAAGGCGGCTTTCCTCTCTATGCTGTCAAATAGCTTCCCCAGTCTGATcgccaccctcccctcccccaaatcaggACTTGCAGAAGTGCTGCCTGCGGCTGCATAATGGAAAGCACTGTCAACGTCCTGCCCACCCAAGAACAGATTTCTGCATTAATAAAGGCTGCGTATCACTCAAGTCTTGGCCCCTGTCAAACAGCAGGTGATAACCCTGTCCTTCAAAAGAGATGGCAATGCTTGACCTATTTTTCGGGGCTCTTCTGGACAGCAGCCTCCATCTCTGGCAAAGAGAAAAGCCTGGTGTCAGGGGAGCCTTGGAACCAATTATGTGCATTCTGATCCATCCTGGGAGTAGCCGGGCCCACCCATGCCCAGTGGAGCCTGGCGTTGGTGACTGAAGCAGGAGGTGGAGACCTGGGGCTCCGGGGGACCTGTGTGGGCACTAGGGCCTGGAAGGACGTTACAGAGGGAGGAAGTATGTCTTCAGTCCCTGGATTCTGGGAGCTTCGCAGAAGGAGCCCCCCACCAAGCTGTGTGGGACATCTGTTTACAGTGGGGTGAGAAGTCAGGGAGAAGTTTTCCGGATTCACTTCCCAGCCCTGCCTGATTGAGGCTGGCACAGAGGCATTGTTGACTCTCCTGAGATCACAGAGGTGGCTGCACAGGCCCCCACccactccctccagccctggttcCCCTGTCCGGTGCCAAGCCCCCAAGCGCCCTTGGGAGCTGCTGGCCAGGACTCGGGTCTGTGGGAGCTGAGGGATGGCACCTCCCATGCTCCCCCAGGAACCATCAGGACATAAAGGTCATAGGcctcccttttcttcctgttCCCGTTTGCCCTGAATGCCTCCACCCCAACAGTGGTGGGCCCCAGGCCCTAACTGCCTCAAGGATCCAATCTGAAAAGATGCAGGCCGGCCGTACCTGCCACGCGGACCGGAGGCGGGGTGTGTGGGGGTGAGTGGACTGGCtggtgtgtgtacatatgtgcacAGCTCAGGAGTGACGGCCCTGGCCTAGCAGGAGGTGGCCAGGGAGGTACACAGGGTCCCCAGCTTTGCCCTCGCTCTGCCCCTCCTCACTTCTGCTCTTGGGACCCAAACCAGAGGATTCGGTCTAGACGAGCCTCCTcagattatatgtatgtatgtgaaggCCATTGCTCTGGGAGGGGCCATAGCTTTCATCACTGTGCCCAAAGCATAAGAACCTCAGCTCTAAAACCCTCTGACCCAGCCTGACTGCTTCAGAGCCTCAGTTGGGCCCACAGCAGGTTCAGACCAGGcaaggagaagcagcagagggGACACAGGAAATCCTTAGAGCCCTGGGTAAAAGCTTCTTCTCCAAAGGTCCCTTGAGAAGGTTTCTCTGGTGCCTGGGGGCAGCAGTGAACTCTGGTGGGCAGGAAACCCTGAGGGCAACTAGGAGGCCAGCCTGTGGCCTGGTGAGGGAGGACAGGACTTCTGGGGACAATGAAGGGATTTGGGAGGCCCTCAGGGACCTGAGTTCTCGTCCCTTCTGCCCCAATTCAAGCATATTCCCTCggtcttcccttccctcctgtggGATGGAGGGACAGGCCCACATGCTCTGTTGTCTGGCTCAGGCCTGTCtcactcttctctttcctgtCCTAGGCCTTGGGTGGGTGGCAGGCCCCTTCCTGCTGGCCCTCTGcccaccctctctctctggcCCTACGCAGCCCCTGCCAATCTGTGAACCTCCGAGGAGCCTTGGCCCTCTCCAAGTCCGCTGGGAGGCCCTGGGCCGAGCCGAGAGCCCAGGGCCTTGAGAGGAGCAACCAGCAGTGAGGAATTCCAGAATCTTTTCCAAGGGAGGCCCCTccagagacccccccccccaggaagaGAGCACCAAAACACAGGTGCAGGAGCCCCTCATGGAGCCCCCAGGCCGGCAGCCTCTGCAGGAGCTCTCCATGAAACAGGCCCCACCTGAGGACTCAAGCATCCAGGTGGCTCCCGGCAGGCATGTTCTCTATGTGGGCCACCTGAACCCTCAATTCTCGGTGCCTGTGCTCACCTGCCTGCTGCGAGACACCCTGGAGCGGCTCGAGCTGCCGGTGGAGCGGGAGCACATTGAGGTGGTGCGGCGGCCACGCAAGGCCTACGCGCTGGTGCAGGTGGCCACCCACAAGGACatcctggcctccctgccctggCGCCTGCACACAGCCTTGGAGGAGCACCAGATCATCAAGGAGCTGGTGGCCCGCGGGAAGGAGCTGGTGTTGGGGGAGGGCCGGGATCACTCAACCTGCAGAGAGGTCAGTGAGGCTATCCCCGAGCCAGGTAGCCCTCAAGCCCTGGGAGAGGCCTGGGGATGGATGGCCTgtgctgggtggggctggaggggtgtCTTTGAGGAACTGGGGACGAGTCTGCAAACTCGGGGGTTGCTACTCAAGTGACCGTGATCCCAGAAGGATACTGACCCTTAGAGTTTGCCTCCAGCCTGGGAGCACATGAAGGAAGATGCAAGTATCAGACCCTCCTGGGGCCCTCCCACATTCTGCCTCTGGGCCAGGCCACCCAGGTTCTGGGATTCACAGGGTCCCGGCCTTCTCCTTGGCTGACCTCACCCGCTCAGTTGACAACACCAGTGCCCCCTCTGTGTTGGGCAGTAAAGCAGAGAGTAAAGCAGAGAGCAAAGCCttggccctgccctcagggagccctgCATCTGTGAACAGAGCCAGACGACCGGAGGGGGCGGCCTGGAGCAGGAGAACCCAGAAGGGTCCTCCCTGCTCTCCAGGGACAAATTTGCAGGGGAGTGAGATCCAGGCTGGGACTTAGAGGATGGGACAGGCACTCAGGGAAGGACATACCAAGCAGAGGGACATGGCACATACAAGAGgacatggtggggggtggggttgcATTTGCAGGGAGGCAGGTCGTTTGATGTCCCTGGAACTTAGGCCAGAGGCTGCCAGGGGGACTGAGGAAGAAAGCCAGGCCAGAGGGTAGGGGCCAGGCCACCAAGGGCTGTGAGACCCAGACAGAGCAGGAGAAAGGTTGGCTTTCGTGGGCATCTAACAGAGCAGTCAACTCGCTGAGGTGGTGGTAGATCACTCTGTGGGAAGGGCGATCTTGGTTTGTCTTTTCTCGGGGGAAGTGAAGACTCCATGGGGTTTAAACTGTCGGAGAGCTCAGCAGCCCTGGGGCATACATTTAAAGCCCTGTGGCCCGACAGCATGTTTATATGATGGTTGACAGTTTTCTCGCGTCTCTGCTAAGTTGTCTTCTCTGGGAGCTGCGGGGCTGGTGGCGGTGTGCTTCTCATCACCGTGGCCCAGCTAGCACTGAGCTCCCAAAACTAGACacccttctggaggctggaaggcatcagggagccagggaagggttTAAGAGAGGAGTGACAGTATGACTTGCATCTAGGGTCAGCGAAGAGGACAGGGagagcctggaggcagggagtCCAGTGGTGAGGCCCAGACTAGGGAAGCAGGCTCATGGCCAGAGCCCGGGAACAGAGCAGAAACCACAGAAGGGGACTCGGGAGGACTGGAGGAAAGTTGAGATTCAGGATAGCTAGTCGGTTGTCCAGAAAGTGATCAGTGAGGATTTAAGGGAGATTAGGAAGTGGGTAGGATCTCTGAGAGCCCCTCTCAATTCAGATACATGCAGCTCTGTCACAGGGGATCTCAGGGTGCTGAGGTATCTCCTGAGATGATCCAGCCCTGGGCCTCAGAGGCCTACCCACAACCCAAGTGGGAAGAGAGTGGCCTCAGGTGTCCCAGCTCCCACCCAGGAAGGAGAACAGCTCTTACCCACATGCATCCCTCAGTCCACCTGGGAAGAGGGCAGCCCTCAGGGAAGGAGCACTGGATGGTTTGAACCCCTGACCCAGTGGAGTTTCCCACAATGGCCTCAGGACGGTGGGCAGAATTAGATCCCTCTGCCTGGGCGGGTATCAGGATGCACATGCGGGCTGGGCCCcggcaggggtgggaggtgggaggatggGGGCTGTTGGAGGCGCCTGTCCCTGTCGCCACCAAGATTGGGCCTCCTGGCTTTTGCCTTGGCCCATACACTCCGCTCTCACCACTCACCCCAACAGGAGGAGGACAGTGGCCCGAGCCCTGGCCCTAGCCCTGGTCCCATCCCAGGCTCCAGTCTCCCACCGACCATGCTTGCCCACCCTCCTACTTGGGCCCTGGCCCCGTGGCAGCGGAGCCCCCAGGGCTGGCCCAGCGGCACACGCTCAGACAGTGCCATCGTGCACCAAGAGATCCTGGGCCAGGAGCGCCTCTTCCAGGGCGCCTTTCTGGGCAGCGAGACACGCAATGTGGAGTTCAAGCGGGGGTGGCGGCGAGTACCTGAACCAGGCCTTCAAGCACCACCTGCGGTGCTATGTGTGCGCCTTCCTCAACAGCGAGGGCGGCAGCCTGCTGGTGGGCGTGGAGGACAGCGGCCTGGTGCAGGGCATCCGCTGCAGCCACCGCGATGAGGACCGCGTGCGCCTGCTAGTGGACTCCATCCTGCAGGGCTTCAAGCCCCAGGTCTTCCCTGAAGCCTACAGGCTCACCTTCATCCCTGTGGTCAGCACCTCTGCCACCAGCACCCCTCTCAAGGTGAACTGGGGCCGCTGGGGGCCGGGAGGAGTTCGGAAAAGAAAGACTAGAGGAAAGCCTGGAAACAGCCCTGGCCTCAGCACCCCCAGGCTGCCCCAGGCGCCAGCGAGGCGGGATTAGGGCTGCAAACTGTCCAATGCAGCGCCAGCAGAGCTATCCTTGCCCTTACCAAGGTGATCCGCCTGAGTGTGCACGCCCCCAAGGCCCAGGCCGAGCCGCAGCTCTACGAGACCGACCAGGGGGAGGTGTTCCTGCGGCGAGACGGGAGCATCCAGGGCCCGCTGTCCGTCCGCGCCATCCAGGAGTGGTGCAGGCAGGTAAGTGGCCAAGACCGCAGCAGGCGGGGTGGGGGCCAAGCCGGCTCTGGGCCCCTAGGCCACTGAGCAGTCCTGGGCGGGCCGCCGGGTCCTCTGGTCCTCTGTTGCCCTGTGAGCACACCAGAGGGACTGGGTGGAAACAAGCCCACTACCTCCCATATTCCACTGCAATGGagctgggggagctgggagggtGGAATGTTGAAGTTTTACAACAAACTCAAGGACTGAGTGCTGGACACAGTGCCAAGGAAAAGTCTTTTCAAGAGGGAAACATCAGGTGGCAGAAAAGCAGAGGAGACCAAGGGGctgacagagagagggaaggatgggTCACCCTAGTGCCTGGGATGCTGGCAGGACCCTCAGGTCAGGAGAGTTTCCCCCAAGACCTCAGAGATGACTGGTCAGGGCCCTGGCTCCCCCACCTACCAGGGCCAGCATGGTGCCCAGTGGCCCTGAGCAGAACCCCTGGGCTCTCTGGCCTTGCCTTCCTCCATCAGTTCAACCCCAAGTGGAGGGCACACAGACCTGAGATGATATCAACTTAGACACGGCTTCTCCGATCTCCCCTCAGAAGTGGATGGCTGAGCTGAGCAAGTTGGAGGAGAGGCTGAAGGTGCTGACGGCAGAGAAGGAACAgctccagcagcagctgcagcagcgcAGGCCCATCTCCTGCACCTGCTGCGTCCTGTGAGGGCCCCAGCGCTCTGCCTGGAAGATGCAGGGATTTCTTATTTGAGCCCTGGTCCTCCCAATAAAACCAGTCTGGGCTGCTCAGAGGTGGATGGGAGCACTGCACTTCCTGGTTCCTTCAACAAGCGTGCACCCACAGGCTGGTCCCCACGCAGTTTCAGTCCTGAGCAGACCCCGGTGTCTGTAGCTAAGAAATTGCTCTTAGCACAATCCCCAAGGGGCCTTACTTTCAGAAAGAACTTATAAAAACTTGGCGAGAGCTCTCTATCCATGGGCTGAACGGTAAGGGACTGTCCCTCTCCCTGAAACACTCATTTGGCCCAGCTGGGGTCTCTGACTCACATTGGCTACACAGGGCCAAAATGGGACTTGTCATCTGCCCCTCCTCAGATGGCAAGGCACATTCAGTAACTGAAGTTATAGAGCGAACAGGCCACCCTGCAACCCAACCCTGGCTTGCTGGCATGTGTGACCGTCTCAAAGCTCTTTAATAAATGTCATGCACCCAGAGCAAGAATGCTTCTTTCTGGAACGCTTGGCTGGTTGGATGCAGCTGGGTCATGAGTCCATGTCTGTCCAGGAGGCCAAGCCAGCCCTGCGCTCCTCCCCCCACAGAGCTATGGGGAAAGGACCCTCGGATGGTTGGGTTCCAGTGCATCTCTGCCTTGAATACCAGGTACCTTAGGGCAAATTGCTACACCTCaagcagtttcttcatctataggATAGCGACAATAGGCGGGGGGCCAGCTGGTGCCCTGATTCTCTCCAGCACATACCAGCACCTGCACAGGAAGGGTCTGACTTCTATTCCAAGCAATCTCCAGCCACTGGAAAGGATTCCTGCACGAGCTACTTCCCCGGCCATCTCCACCAGCAGACTGAGACTCTATTAAGCCATCGTCTGATCATGCCACACCTGTGCTCAAAGCCCTCCAAGAGCTCCCCATCTCATCCAGAGCAAAGCTGAAACAGTGGTCTGCACAATCCCCTGCGACCTGGCCCATCTGCCTCAACAAGCCCTGCCCCTGGCTCCTGCATTCCAGCTACACTGACCAACTTGTTTCATGAGCAcacttgcctcagggcctttgcatgggCTGCTTCCCCTTCTGGAATGCTCCTCCCTAAGAGAGCTGCATGGCTCTACCCTCAAGTGGAGTGGAAAGCTATTTTCCTACCCTCCCTACTGTAAacacaccccctcccagcacttcagttcccttctcctgcttccaACTTTTTTCTCTGGTGCAGTTGTCAGTCACACATGCTCTAGGGGATGGAgattttggtctgttttgttcagtgtTTTAGGTACGGAACCTGAAACATAGCTGGCATGGGGTAgatgcccagtaaatatttgctgatgaAACAAGGACACCCCTAAATTTAGGGTCTGAGCTACTAAAACTCATGGAAACTTGTCAAACAGGGCATTTCACAGGACTAGGGGTCCACGGAACACACTTCAGTGATCCCCTTCCATCCCCCAGCCCAGAGGTCCTTGGCGACATCCACGGAGTGGACACAGAGAAGCCCCCTGGGCCAGTCACAGCTACTCTGAGACTTGCGTTTCCCACTTACCAAACACACACCAGTTATAGGGACCAAGTGTGATCATGGATGCCCACCTCCTGACCAGTTACCAACCCACTGAGCTCCCT
The Camelus dromedarius isolate mCamDro1 chromosome 14, mCamDro1.pat, whole genome shotgun sequence genome window above contains:
- the SLFNL1 gene encoding LOW QUALITY PROTEIN: schlafen-like protein 1 (The sequence of the model RefSeq protein was modified relative to this genomic sequence to represent the inferred CDS: deleted 1 base in 1 codon), which produces MQAGRTCHADRRRGVWGIFSKGGPSRDPPPQEESTKTQVQEPLMEPPGRQPLQELSMKQAPPEDSSIQVAPGRHVLYVGHLNPQFSVPVLTCLLRDTLERLELPVEREHIEVVRRPRKAYALVQVATHKDILASLPWRLHTALEEHQIIKELVARGKELVLGEGRDHSTCREVSEEQEEDSGPSPGPSPGPIPGSSLPPTMLAHPPTWALAPWQRSPQGWPSGTRSDSAIVHQEILGQERLFQGAFLGSETRNVEFKRGGGEYLNQAFKHHLRCYVCAFLNSEGGSLLVGVEDSGLVQGIRCSHRDEDRVRLLVDSILQGFKPQVFPEAYRLTFIPVVSTSATSTPLKVIRLSVHAPKAQAEPQLYETDQGEVFLRRDGSIQGPLSVRAIQEWCRQKWMAELSKLEERLKVLTAEKEQLQQQLQQRRPISCTCCVL